One genomic window of Conger conger chromosome 9, fConCon1.1, whole genome shotgun sequence includes the following:
- the LOC133138005 gene encoding polyadenylate-binding protein 1A isoform X2: protein MNPSAPSYPMASLYVGDLHQDVTEAMLYEKFSPAGAILSIRVCRDMITRRSLGYAYVNFQQPADAERALDTMNFDVIKGRPVRIMWSQRDPSLRKSGVGNIFIKNLDKSIDNKALYDTFSAFGNILSCKVVCDENGSKGYGFVHFETQEAAERAIEKMNGMLLNDRKVFVGRFKSRKEREAELGARAKEFTNVYIKNFGEDMDDEKLKEVFSKYGTAMSIRVMTDDTGKSRGFGFVSFERHEDAQKAVDEMNGKELNGKMIYVGRAQKKVERQTELKRKFEQMKQDRMTRYQGVNLYVKNLDDGIDDERLRKEFSPFGTITSAKVMMEGGRSKGFGFVCFSSPEEATKAVTEMNGRIVATKPLYVALAQRKEERQAHLTNQYMQRMASVRAVPNPVINPYQPAPPSGYFMAAIPQAQNRAAYYPTSQLAQLRPSPRWATQGVRPQHFQNMPGTMRPSAPRPQTFSTMRPTSQVPRMMSTQRVAAQTLGPRPSAAAAAAAAPVRGVPQYKYAAGVRNPQQHMASQPQVAMQQPAVHVQGQEPLTASMLAAAPPQEQKQMLGERLFPLIQNMHPSLAGKITGMLLEIDNSELLHMLESPESLRSKVDEAVAVLQAHQAKEAAQKTVTNSTGVPSV from the exons ATGAACCCCAGTGCTCCCAGTTACCCGATGGCCTCCTTGTATGTCGGCGACCTCCACCAGGATGTGACTGAAGCAATGCTCTATGAGAAATTTAGCCCCGCCGGGGCCATCCTCTCCATCCGTGTGTGCAGGGATATGATCACTCGCCGTTCACTCGGATATGCCTACGTCAACTTTCAACAGCCAGCCGATG CCGAGCGGGCTCTGGACACCATGAATTTCGACGTGATCAAGGGCCGTCCCGTGCGCATCATGTGGTCCCAGCGCGACCCGTCCCTGAGGAAGAGCGGCGTTGGCAACATCTTCATTAAGAACCTGGACAAGTCCATCGACAACAAGGCCCTCTACGACACCTTCTCTGCATTCGGCAACATCCTGTCCTGCAAG GTGGTTTGTGATGAGAATGGCTCTAAAGGCTACGGCTTTGTGCACTTTGAGACCCAGGAGGCGGCTGAAAGGGCCATTGAGAAAATGAACGGCATGTTGCTCAATGACAGAAAAGT GTTTGTGGGGCGCTTCAAGTCTCGCAAAGAACGCGAGGCTGAGCTCGGAGCCCGAGCCAAGGAGTTCACCAACGTGTACATCAAGAACTTTGGGGAGGACATGGACGACGAGAAGCTCAAGGAGGTGTTCAGTAAATACG GAACGGCCATGAGCATCCGCGTCATGACCGACGACACCGGCAAGTCCCGAGGGTTCGGCTTCGTCAGCTTCGAGAGGCACGAGGACGCGCAGAAG GCGGTGGACGAGATGAACGGGAAGGAGCTGAACGGGAAGATGATCTACGTGGGCCGCGCGCAGAAGAAGGTGGAGAGGCAGACGGAGCTGAAGCGCAAGTTTGAGCAGATGAAGCAGGACCGCATGACCCGCTACCAG GGTGTCAATCTTTATGTGAAAAACCTTGACGATGGGATCGATGACGAGCGCTTGCGGAAGGAGTTCTCCCCGTTCGGCACCATCACCAGCGCCAAG gtgatGATGGAGGGAGGCCGCAGCAAGGGCTTCGGCTTCGTCTGCTTCTCGTCGCCGGAGGAGGCCACCAAGGCGGTGACGGAGATGAACGGGCGCATCGTGGCCACCAAGCCACTGTACGTGGCCCTGGCCCAGCGCAAGGAGGAGCGGCAGGCCCACCTCACCAACCAGTACATGCAGCGGATGGCCAGCGTGCGCGCCGTGCCCAACCCCGTCATCAACCCCTACCAGCCCGCCCCGCCCTCCGGATACTTCATGGCTGCCATTCCACAG GCCCAGAACAGAGCTGCCTACTACCCAACCAGCCAGCTGGCCCAGCTCCGGCCGAGCCCCCGCTGGGCGACCCAGGGCGTGAGACCACAGC ATTTCCAGAACATGCCCGGGACCATGCGGCCGTCGGCCCCCCGGCCCCAGACCTTCAGCACCATGCGCCCCACCTCCCAGGTGCCCCGCATGATGTCCACCCAGCGCGTGG CAGCTCAGACCCTGGGGCCCCGGCCCTCGGCGGCGGCTGCGGCGGCGGCGGCTCCCGTGCGCGGCGTGCCTCAGTACAAGTACGCCGCCGGCGTGCGTAACCCCCAGCAGCACATGGCCTCGCAGCCTCAGGTGGCCATGCAGCAG CCCGCCGTCCACGTGCAGGGCCAGGAGCCGCTGACCGCCTCCATGCTGGCTGCCGCCCCTCCACAGGAGCAGAAACAGATGCTGG GCGAGCGCCTGTTCCCGCTCATCCAGAACATGCACCCCAGCCTGGCCGGGAAGATCACCGGCATGCTGCTGGAGATCGACAactcagaactgctgcacatGCTGGAGTCTCCCGAGTCGCTGCGCTCCAAG GTGGATGAGGCAGTTGCTGTGCTGCAGGCTCACCAGGCCAAGGAGGCCGCTCAGAAAACCGTCACGAACTCAACTGGTGTGCCAAGTGTCTAA
- the LOC133138005 gene encoding polyadenylate-binding protein 1A isoform X1, with amino-acid sequence MNPSAPSYPMASLYVGDLHQDVTEAMLYEKFSPAGAILSIRVCRDMITRRSLGYAYVNFQQPADAERALDTMNFDVIKGRPVRIMWSQRDPSLRKSGVGNIFIKNLDKSIDNKALYDTFSAFGNILSCKVVCDENGSKGYGFVHFETQEAAERAIEKMNGMLLNDRKVFVGRFKSRKEREAELGARAKEFTNVYIKNFGEDMDDEKLKEVFSKYGTAMSIRVMTDDTGKSRGFGFVSFERHEDAQKAVDEMNGKELNGKMIYVGRAQKKVERQTELKRKFEQMKQDRMTRYQGVNLYVKNLDDGIDDERLRKEFSPFGTITSAKVMMEGGRSKGFGFVCFSSPEEATKAVTEMNGRIVATKPLYVALAQRKEERQAHLTNQYMQRMASVRAVPNPVINPYQPAPPSGYFMAAIPQAQNRAAYYPTSQLAQLRPSPRWATQGVRPQHFQNMPGTMRPSAPRPQTFSTMRPTSQVPRMMSTQRVAAAQTLGPRPSAAAAAAAAPVRGVPQYKYAAGVRNPQQHMASQPQVAMQQPAVHVQGQEPLTASMLAAAPPQEQKQMLGERLFPLIQNMHPSLAGKITGMLLEIDNSELLHMLESPESLRSKVDEAVAVLQAHQAKEAAQKTVTNSTGVPSV; translated from the exons ATGAACCCCAGTGCTCCCAGTTACCCGATGGCCTCCTTGTATGTCGGCGACCTCCACCAGGATGTGACTGAAGCAATGCTCTATGAGAAATTTAGCCCCGCCGGGGCCATCCTCTCCATCCGTGTGTGCAGGGATATGATCACTCGCCGTTCACTCGGATATGCCTACGTCAACTTTCAACAGCCAGCCGATG CCGAGCGGGCTCTGGACACCATGAATTTCGACGTGATCAAGGGCCGTCCCGTGCGCATCATGTGGTCCCAGCGCGACCCGTCCCTGAGGAAGAGCGGCGTTGGCAACATCTTCATTAAGAACCTGGACAAGTCCATCGACAACAAGGCCCTCTACGACACCTTCTCTGCATTCGGCAACATCCTGTCCTGCAAG GTGGTTTGTGATGAGAATGGCTCTAAAGGCTACGGCTTTGTGCACTTTGAGACCCAGGAGGCGGCTGAAAGGGCCATTGAGAAAATGAACGGCATGTTGCTCAATGACAGAAAAGT GTTTGTGGGGCGCTTCAAGTCTCGCAAAGAACGCGAGGCTGAGCTCGGAGCCCGAGCCAAGGAGTTCACCAACGTGTACATCAAGAACTTTGGGGAGGACATGGACGACGAGAAGCTCAAGGAGGTGTTCAGTAAATACG GAACGGCCATGAGCATCCGCGTCATGACCGACGACACCGGCAAGTCCCGAGGGTTCGGCTTCGTCAGCTTCGAGAGGCACGAGGACGCGCAGAAG GCGGTGGACGAGATGAACGGGAAGGAGCTGAACGGGAAGATGATCTACGTGGGCCGCGCGCAGAAGAAGGTGGAGAGGCAGACGGAGCTGAAGCGCAAGTTTGAGCAGATGAAGCAGGACCGCATGACCCGCTACCAG GGTGTCAATCTTTATGTGAAAAACCTTGACGATGGGATCGATGACGAGCGCTTGCGGAAGGAGTTCTCCCCGTTCGGCACCATCACCAGCGCCAAG gtgatGATGGAGGGAGGCCGCAGCAAGGGCTTCGGCTTCGTCTGCTTCTCGTCGCCGGAGGAGGCCACCAAGGCGGTGACGGAGATGAACGGGCGCATCGTGGCCACCAAGCCACTGTACGTGGCCCTGGCCCAGCGCAAGGAGGAGCGGCAGGCCCACCTCACCAACCAGTACATGCAGCGGATGGCCAGCGTGCGCGCCGTGCCCAACCCCGTCATCAACCCCTACCAGCCCGCCCCGCCCTCCGGATACTTCATGGCTGCCATTCCACAG GCCCAGAACAGAGCTGCCTACTACCCAACCAGCCAGCTGGCCCAGCTCCGGCCGAGCCCCCGCTGGGCGACCCAGGGCGTGAGACCACAGC ATTTCCAGAACATGCCCGGGACCATGCGGCCGTCGGCCCCCCGGCCCCAGACCTTCAGCACCATGCGCCCCACCTCCCAGGTGCCCCGCATGATGTCCACCCAGCGCGTGG CAGCAGCTCAGACCCTGGGGCCCCGGCCCTCGGCGGCGGCTGCGGCGGCGGCGGCTCCCGTGCGCGGCGTGCCTCAGTACAAGTACGCCGCCGGCGTGCGTAACCCCCAGCAGCACATGGCCTCGCAGCCTCAGGTGGCCATGCAGCAG CCCGCCGTCCACGTGCAGGGCCAGGAGCCGCTGACCGCCTCCATGCTGGCTGCCGCCCCTCCACAGGAGCAGAAACAGATGCTGG GCGAGCGCCTGTTCCCGCTCATCCAGAACATGCACCCCAGCCTGGCCGGGAAGATCACCGGCATGCTGCTGGAGATCGACAactcagaactgctgcacatGCTGGAGTCTCCCGAGTCGCTGCGCTCCAAG GTGGATGAGGCAGTTGCTGTGCTGCAGGCTCACCAGGCCAAGGAGGCCGCTCAGAAAACCGTCACGAACTCAACTGGTGTGCCAAGTGTCTAA
- the LOC133138005 gene encoding polyadenylate-binding protein 1A isoform X3, with product MNFDVIKGRPVRIMWSQRDPSLRKSGVGNIFIKNLDKSIDNKALYDTFSAFGNILSCKVVCDENGSKGYGFVHFETQEAAERAIEKMNGMLLNDRKVFVGRFKSRKEREAELGARAKEFTNVYIKNFGEDMDDEKLKEVFSKYGTAMSIRVMTDDTGKSRGFGFVSFERHEDAQKAVDEMNGKELNGKMIYVGRAQKKVERQTELKRKFEQMKQDRMTRYQGVNLYVKNLDDGIDDERLRKEFSPFGTITSAKVMMEGGRSKGFGFVCFSSPEEATKAVTEMNGRIVATKPLYVALAQRKEERQAHLTNQYMQRMASVRAVPNPVINPYQPAPPSGYFMAAIPQAQNRAAYYPTSQLAQLRPSPRWATQGVRPQHFQNMPGTMRPSAPRPQTFSTMRPTSQVPRMMSTQRVAAAQTLGPRPSAAAAAAAAPVRGVPQYKYAAGVRNPQQHMASQPQVAMQQPAVHVQGQEPLTASMLAAAPPQEQKQMLGERLFPLIQNMHPSLAGKITGMLLEIDNSELLHMLESPESLRSKVDEAVAVLQAHQAKEAAQKTVTNSTGVPSV from the exons ATGAATTTCGACGTGATCAAGGGCCGTCCCGTGCGCATCATGTGGTCCCAGCGCGACCCGTCCCTGAGGAAGAGCGGCGTTGGCAACATCTTCATTAAGAACCTGGACAAGTCCATCGACAACAAGGCCCTCTACGACACCTTCTCTGCATTCGGCAACATCCTGTCCTGCAAG GTGGTTTGTGATGAGAATGGCTCTAAAGGCTACGGCTTTGTGCACTTTGAGACCCAGGAGGCGGCTGAAAGGGCCATTGAGAAAATGAACGGCATGTTGCTCAATGACAGAAAAGT GTTTGTGGGGCGCTTCAAGTCTCGCAAAGAACGCGAGGCTGAGCTCGGAGCCCGAGCCAAGGAGTTCACCAACGTGTACATCAAGAACTTTGGGGAGGACATGGACGACGAGAAGCTCAAGGAGGTGTTCAGTAAATACG GAACGGCCATGAGCATCCGCGTCATGACCGACGACACCGGCAAGTCCCGAGGGTTCGGCTTCGTCAGCTTCGAGAGGCACGAGGACGCGCAGAAG GCGGTGGACGAGATGAACGGGAAGGAGCTGAACGGGAAGATGATCTACGTGGGCCGCGCGCAGAAGAAGGTGGAGAGGCAGACGGAGCTGAAGCGCAAGTTTGAGCAGATGAAGCAGGACCGCATGACCCGCTACCAG GGTGTCAATCTTTATGTGAAAAACCTTGACGATGGGATCGATGACGAGCGCTTGCGGAAGGAGTTCTCCCCGTTCGGCACCATCACCAGCGCCAAG gtgatGATGGAGGGAGGCCGCAGCAAGGGCTTCGGCTTCGTCTGCTTCTCGTCGCCGGAGGAGGCCACCAAGGCGGTGACGGAGATGAACGGGCGCATCGTGGCCACCAAGCCACTGTACGTGGCCCTGGCCCAGCGCAAGGAGGAGCGGCAGGCCCACCTCACCAACCAGTACATGCAGCGGATGGCCAGCGTGCGCGCCGTGCCCAACCCCGTCATCAACCCCTACCAGCCCGCCCCGCCCTCCGGATACTTCATGGCTGCCATTCCACAG GCCCAGAACAGAGCTGCCTACTACCCAACCAGCCAGCTGGCCCAGCTCCGGCCGAGCCCCCGCTGGGCGACCCAGGGCGTGAGACCACAGC ATTTCCAGAACATGCCCGGGACCATGCGGCCGTCGGCCCCCCGGCCCCAGACCTTCAGCACCATGCGCCCCACCTCCCAGGTGCCCCGCATGATGTCCACCCAGCGCGTGG CAGCAGCTCAGACCCTGGGGCCCCGGCCCTCGGCGGCGGCTGCGGCGGCGGCGGCTCCCGTGCGCGGCGTGCCTCAGTACAAGTACGCCGCCGGCGTGCGTAACCCCCAGCAGCACATGGCCTCGCAGCCTCAGGTGGCCATGCAGCAG CCCGCCGTCCACGTGCAGGGCCAGGAGCCGCTGACCGCCTCCATGCTGGCTGCCGCCCCTCCACAGGAGCAGAAACAGATGCTGG GCGAGCGCCTGTTCCCGCTCATCCAGAACATGCACCCCAGCCTGGCCGGGAAGATCACCGGCATGCTGCTGGAGATCGACAactcagaactgctgcacatGCTGGAGTCTCCCGAGTCGCTGCGCTCCAAG GTGGATGAGGCAGTTGCTGTGCTGCAGGCTCACCAGGCCAAGGAGGCCGCTCAGAAAACCGTCACGAACTCAACTGGTGTGCCAAGTGTCTAA